The Deinococcus fonticola genome has a window encoding:
- a CDS encoding PadR family transcriptional regulator, translated as MPHQPLSEVAHGLPPLPDDERTLLLLGLLTAQDRHGYEINDFIEHNLQNVIALKKATAYQLLERLEHHGLVESRIEQHGHRPSRKVYHLTDAGRERFGAMLLTQLRQEEALILTGNVPVMFSENLNREDLLASLQERLDKLEARVNLYDSFRLPCTPGVGLAMRRIHHLTRADRDWLNATLQELRAQTEETEPATP; from the coding sequence ATGCCTCACCAACCATTGAGCGAGGTCGCCCACGGCCTTCCCCCCCTGCCCGACGACGAGCGCACCCTGCTGCTGCTGGGCCTGCTGACCGCGCAGGACAGGCACGGCTACGAGATCAACGACTTCATCGAGCACAACCTGCAAAACGTCATCGCCCTGAAAAAAGCCACCGCGTACCAGTTGCTGGAGCGCCTGGAACACCACGGCCTGGTGGAAAGCCGCATCGAGCAGCACGGCCACCGGCCCAGCCGCAAGGTGTACCACCTGACGGACGCGGGCCGGGAACGCTTCGGGGCCATGCTGCTCACACAACTGCGCCAGGAAGAAGCCCTGATCCTGACCGGCAACGTCCCGGTGATGTTCAGCGAGAACCTGAACCGCGAAGACCTGCTCGCCAGCCTTCAGGAGAGGCTGGACAAACTCGAAGCCCGCGTGAACCTCTACGACTCGTTCCGCCTGCCCTGCACACCGGGCGTGGGCCTCGCCATGCGCCGCATCCACCACCTCACCCGCGCCGACCGGGACTGGCTGAACGCCACCCTGCAGGAACTGCGCGCGCAGACAGAAGAAACGGAGCCTGCCACACCGTGA
- the mnhG gene encoding monovalent cation/H(+) antiporter subunit G, which produces MNDFNALRDIPILIGAFFVLTSAIGIVRFPDLYSRLHASSKLVTLGSAGIFLGAALSFQDSAAFTRLLAVLIFQFLTTPLTAYLIAQAAYLRGLPPHLPGGIDEWGALGRAEEIAQADREAVRAMQTEGQG; this is translated from the coding sequence GTGAACGACTTCAACGCTCTGCGCGACATTCCCATTCTGATCGGCGCGTTCTTCGTGTTGACGAGCGCCATCGGCATCGTGCGGTTTCCGGACCTGTACTCGCGCCTGCACGCGAGCAGCAAGCTGGTGACGCTGGGTTCGGCGGGGATTTTCCTGGGGGCGGCACTGTCGTTTCAGGATTCGGCGGCGTTTACGCGGCTGCTGGCGGTGCTGATCTTTCAGTTCCTGACGACGCCCCTGACGGCCTACCTGATTGCCCAGGCGGCGTACCTGCGGGGCCTGCCGCCGCACCTGCCCGGCGGCATCGATGAGTGGGGCGCCCTGGGCCGCGCCGAGGAAATCGCGCAGGCCGACCGCGAAGCCGTGCGGGCCATGCAGACCGAGGGACAGGGCTGA
- a CDS encoding monovalent cation/H+ antiporter complex subunit F, with protein MIVDLALGIVTLSVLLVTYRVLRGPSWGDRIMAFDFLSVNLVVLFALMAVKSHLLVMLDAALVLSLLGFLSTVALTRYLLTGRVMK; from the coding sequence ATGATCGTCGACCTGGCCCTGGGCATTGTCACGTTGTCCGTCCTGCTCGTCACCTACCGCGTGCTGCGTGGCCCCAGCTGGGGCGACCGCATCATGGCGTTCGATTTCCTCAGCGTAAACCTGGTGGTGCTGTTCGCCCTGATGGCGGTCAAAAGCCACCTGCTGGTGATGCTCGACGCGGCCCTGGTGCTGAGTCTGCTGGGCTTCCTCAGTACGGTCGCCCTTACGCGTTATTTGCTGACCGGCCGGGTGATGAAGTGA
- a CDS encoding Na+/H+ antiporter subunit C: MNSLFALIIGVLVGTGVFLLLSRSIVRVVIGLAFIAYGINLTILTVAGLSQASPPLLSSPGPYVDPLPQALILTAIVIGFATTALILTVALRAYQVAGHDDVEAFGDNLARTVDSDLERADPEHQSPDQPDWEDDTLAGGRSL, from the coding sequence ATGAATTCGCTTTTTGCCCTCATTATCGGCGTGCTGGTCGGCACCGGCGTTTTCCTGCTGCTGTCGCGCAGCATCGTGCGGGTGGTGATCGGTCTGGCCTTCATCGCCTACGGCATCAACCTCACGATTCTGACGGTGGCGGGCCTCAGTCAGGCGTCTCCGCCGCTGCTCTCGTCGCCGGGGCCTTACGTCGATCCTTTGCCACAGGCGTTGATTCTGACCGCCATCGTGATCGGGTTTGCAACGACGGCGTTGATTCTGACGGTGGCCCTGCGGGCCTATCAGGTGGCGGGCCATGACGACGTGGAAGCGTTCGGGGACAACCTGGCCCGCACGGTGGACAGCGACCTGGAACGCGCCGACCCGGAGCACCAGAGCCCGGATCAGCCCGACTGGGAAGACGACACCCTGGCGGGCGGGAGGTCGTTATGA
- a CDS encoding ankyrin repeat domain-containing protein translates to MTDIDPQVLEVLQRAFEAARAGNEAQLRDLLDAGVPVNLTNSKGDTLLILASYHGHLGAARLLLSRGADPERVNDMGQTPMQGAAFKGNVPMLELLLDHGANIEGGGPSGRTPLTFGAMFNHVPVVELLLARGAAAGAVDVTGSTALDAARQMGAADTARLLSGH, encoded by the coding sequence ATGACCGACATCGATCCGCAGGTGCTGGAAGTCCTGCAACGGGCCTTCGAGGCCGCCCGCGCCGGCAACGAGGCGCAACTGCGTGACCTGCTGGACGCCGGCGTGCCGGTGAACCTTACCAACAGCAAGGGCGACACGCTGCTGATCCTGGCCAGTTACCACGGTCACCTGGGCGCGGCGCGGCTGCTGCTCTCGCGCGGCGCCGACCCGGAGCGTGTGAACGACATGGGCCAGACCCCCATGCAGGGCGCGGCCTTCAAGGGCAACGTTCCTATGCTGGAACTGCTGCTGGATCACGGCGCGAACATCGAGGGCGGTGGGCCGAGCGGACGCACGCCTTTGACCTTCGGGGCAATGTTCAACCACGTGCCAGTGGTCGAGCTGCTGCTGGCGCGTGGAGCCGCCGCCGGCGCAGTGGACGTGACCGGCAGCACCGCGCTGGACGCCGCCCGGCAGATGGGCGCGGCCGACACCGCCCGGCTCCTGAGTGGTCACTAA
- a CDS encoding xanthine dehydrogenase family protein molybdopterin-binding subunit gives MKFDTPADTNPIDQEKVVAQPHPRIEGPLKVTGQATYAAEYHEPRNTAYGFVRGSGIGHGKITRIDVGRAEAAPGVLLVLTHRNTPWTTLESPVPQQYEHSPHLVSEEVNYYGEAVAFVVAETFEQARHAASLIEVEYQAGEADFVLEDVMAQGKPSPDSPDSEVGDFEQAFKEASVKVDVTYTTPDQSQMPMEPHASLAEWQGEQLTLYTSNQMVHWVRRGLSKTFHMPQQDIRIVSRYVGGGFGSKLNFYADAVLSIYAARELGRPVKTVLHRPLIPNHTTHRPATIQRLRLAADREGHLLAVGHDSYSGNLPGGDGENASDQTKLLYAGPNRLIRTRVSELHLPPGGSMRAPGEAVGLLALECAMDELAEKLKLDPVELRIRNDIQHDPEKGPKRPYSSRKLVKALREGAKAFGWEKRQATPAQVREGEWLIGMGMASAFRKNLVQPSGARVRLERGGKLTVETQMTDIGTGSYTILGQVAAEMLGLRLEDVTVKLGDSDFPKASGSGGSFGANSSTTGLYYACEELRQVISGQFGYDPRTTEFKNGEVWSGNHCTLLAKAASQGAVEAEGNVTWGDLSEKFVQASFGAHFAEVAVNAYTGETRVRRLLSAVTAGRILNPVTARSQCLGGMTMGVGAALMEELHVDERFGLFINHDLAEYHVPVHADIPQLDVLFLDELDDKSSPLKAKGIGELGICGVGAAVANAVYNASGVRIRDYPLTLDKVLAGWEAAD, from the coding sequence ATGAAGTTCGACACGCCCGCCGACACCAACCCCATCGACCAGGAGAAGGTGGTGGCCCAGCCACACCCGCGCATCGAGGGGCCGCTGAAGGTCACCGGGCAGGCCACCTACGCCGCCGAGTACCATGAGCCCAGGAATACGGCCTACGGCTTCGTGCGCGGTTCCGGCATCGGGCACGGCAAGATCACCCGGATCGACGTCGGCCGCGCCGAGGCGGCCCCCGGCGTGCTGCTTGTCCTGACGCACCGCAACACCCCCTGGACGACGCTGGAGTCGCCTGTGCCGCAGCAGTACGAGCACTCGCCGCACCTGGTCAGCGAGGAGGTGAACTACTACGGCGAGGCGGTGGCCTTCGTGGTGGCCGAGACCTTCGAGCAGGCCCGCCACGCCGCCAGCCTGATCGAGGTCGAGTACCAGGCGGGCGAAGCCGACTTCGTGCTGGAAGACGTGATGGCGCAGGGAAAGCCCTCGCCCGACAGCCCCGACAGCGAGGTGGGCGACTTCGAGCAGGCGTTTAAAGAGGCGTCCGTGAAGGTGGACGTGACCTACACCACCCCCGACCAGTCGCAGATGCCGATGGAACCTCACGCCAGCCTGGCCGAATGGCAGGGTGAGCAGCTGACCCTCTACACCTCCAACCAGATGGTGCACTGGGTGCGGCGCGGCCTCTCGAAGACCTTTCATATGCCGCAGCAGGACATTCGCATCGTGTCGCGCTACGTGGGCGGGGGCTTCGGCTCGAAGCTGAACTTCTACGCCGACGCGGTGCTCTCGATATACGCCGCACGGGAGCTGGGGCGACCCGTCAAGACCGTGCTGCACCGGCCGCTGATTCCTAACCACACCACCCACCGGCCCGCGACCATCCAGCGCCTGCGCCTGGCCGCCGACCGGGAGGGGCACCTGCTGGCGGTGGGCCACGACAGCTACAGCGGCAACCTGCCTGGCGGCGACGGCGAGAACGCCAGCGACCAGACCAAGCTGCTGTACGCCGGCCCCAACCGCCTGATCCGCACCCGTGTCAGCGAGCTGCACCTGCCGCCCGGCGGCTCCATGCGGGCGCCCGGCGAGGCGGTGGGCCTGCTGGCGCTGGAATGCGCGATGGACGAACTGGCCGAGAAACTCAAGCTTGATCCGGTGGAGCTGCGCATCCGCAACGATATCCAGCACGACCCCGAGAAAGGCCCGAAGCGCCCGTACTCGTCGCGCAAACTGGTCAAGGCCCTGCGCGAAGGGGCCAAAGCTTTCGGCTGGGAAAAGCGCCAGGCCACCCCGGCCCAGGTGCGCGAGGGCGAATGGCTGATCGGAATGGGCATGGCCTCGGCCTTCCGCAAGAACCTGGTGCAGCCCTCCGGGGCGCGTGTGCGGCTGGAGAGGGGCGGCAAACTGACTGTGGAAACGCAGATGACCGACATCGGCACCGGCAGCTACACGATCCTGGGGCAGGTGGCCGCCGAGATGCTGGGGCTGCGGCTGGAGGACGTGACCGTGAAGCTGGGTGATTCGGACTTCCCGAAAGCGTCCGGCTCCGGCGGGTCATTCGGCGCGAACAGTTCCACGACGGGGCTGTACTACGCCTGCGAGGAACTGCGCCAGGTTATTTCCGGGCAGTTCGGCTACGACCCCCGAACCACCGAGTTCAAGAACGGCGAGGTCTGGAGCGGCAACCATTGCACGCTGCTCGCCAAAGCCGCCAGCCAGGGCGCGGTGGAAGCCGAGGGCAACGTCACCTGGGGCGACCTGAGCGAGAAGTTCGTGCAGGCCAGTTTCGGGGCGCACTTCGCGGAAGTGGCGGTGAACGCCTACACCGGCGAAACGCGCGTCCGCCGCCTGCTGAGCGCCGTGACGGCGGGGCGCATCCTGAACCCGGTGACCGCCCGCAGCCAGTGCCTGGGCGGCATGACCATGGGCGTCGGCGCGGCTCTGATGGAAGAACTGCACGTCGACGAGCGCTTTGGCCTGTTCATCAACCATGACCTGGCCGAGTACCATGTGCCTGTCCACGCCGACATTCCCCAGCTTGACGTGCTGTTTCTGGATGAGCTGGACGACAAGTCCTCGCCGCTGAAGGCCAAGGGCATCGGTGAACTGGGCATCTGCGGGGTCGGCGCGGCGGTGGCGAACGCCGTTTACAACGCTTCGGGCGTGCGAATCCGCGACTATCCCCTGACCCTGGACAAGGTGCTGGCGGGCTGGGAAGCGGCCGACTGA
- a CDS encoding Na+/H+ antiporter subunit E, whose protein sequence is MKGLALNVLLAVVWALFSGEVSLRELVIGFLLGYALLNMFPDALGTRSYQRTSFALLRFAAMFIRELTVANVQVALLALHPRPDLKPMIFKVNLHPHTDTTLTLLAATVTLMPGSVVLGFSPDRREMYVHAIGLDNTRAARESIHRVERALSAFLPTPSLKEAT, encoded by the coding sequence TTGAAAGGCCTGGCCCTGAATGTCCTGCTGGCCGTCGTGTGGGCGCTGTTTTCCGGCGAGGTCAGCCTGCGCGAACTGGTCATCGGGTTTCTGCTGGGGTACGCGCTGCTGAACATGTTCCCGGACGCCCTGGGCACCCGCAGTTACCAGCGCACCAGTTTCGCCCTGCTGCGCTTCGCCGCCATGTTCATCCGGGAACTGACCGTGGCGAACGTGCAGGTGGCCCTGCTGGCCCTGCACCCGCGCCCCGACCTGAAACCCATGATCTTCAAGGTGAACCTGCACCCGCACACCGACACCACCCTCACGCTGCTGGCCGCCACCGTTACGCTGATGCCCGGCAGCGTGGTGCTGGGCTTCAGCCCGGATCGGCGCGAAATGTACGTCCACGCCATCGGCCTGGACAACACCCGCGCCGCCCGCGAAAGCATTCACCGGGTGGAACGCGCCCTGAGCGCCTTCCTGCCCACCCCCAGCCTCAAGGAGGCCACATGA
- a CDS encoding Na(+)/H(+) antiporter subunit B, whose product MKRKTKVQPRPTPAPPLSGDPVLRTVSRAAFALIMLFALLLLWRGHNAPGGGFIAGLMTACALILHRMSTGTDALRRVNPITLIPIGVALSFATGLVPYLLGKPYLKTDYGYLTTPLTGEFEWATAMIFDIGVYLVVIGAGLGIAYALMDVNPQERVQEDR is encoded by the coding sequence GTGAAACGCAAAACTAAAGTCCAACCCCGCCCCACGCCCGCGCCGCCCCTCAGCGGCGACCCGGTGCTGCGCACCGTCAGCCGCGCCGCCTTCGCCCTGATCATGCTGTTTGCGCTGCTGCTGCTGTGGCGCGGCCACAACGCTCCCGGCGGCGGGTTTATCGCCGGCCTGATGACCGCCTGCGCGCTGATTCTGCACCGCATGTCCACCGGCACGGACGCCCTGCGGCGCGTCAACCCCATCACCCTCATTCCCATCGGCGTCGCCCTTTCTTTCGCCACGGGCCTGGTGCCGTACCTGCTGGGCAAACCGTACCTGAAAACCGACTACGGCTACCTCACCACCCCCCTCACCGGAGAATTCGAGTGGGCCACCGCCATGATCTTCGACATCGGGGTGTACCTGGTCGTCATCGGCGCCGGGCTGGGCATCGCCTACGCCCTGATGGACGTGAACCCGCAAGAGCGCGTGCAGGAGGACAGATGA
- the mbhE gene encoding hydrogen gas-evolving membrane-bound hydrogenase subunit E has translation MLTLAVLFPFLIALVCALAARILGRRTGFLAALGFVPALLLALPLLNMPAAAPASELTPWVAEIDLHLRFRGDGFSLLFAVLIGLIGTLATWYSVSYLSASEKFGRFYPYLLAFGGSMLGLVLSDNLPALFMFWEMTSVTSFLLIGLWHTRGAARDGAVKAFLISALGGLGLLAAVAMLGIAGGTTTLSQLDLEAVRASPLFLPALLCTLLAAATKSAQLPFHLWLPTAMEAPTPISAFLHSATMVKAGVLLVAKFGLIFGASALWSGLLVPLGLATLAWGSWLALRQTDLKALLAYSTVSQLGLLMSLYGLASDEGRFAATTHLLNHAAFKAALFFVVGIIDHETGTREIPFLQNLRRHLPVTFVLALLATLSMAGLPPLGGFISKELFYEAMLHHGPAFITVAVLGSILTFAYCARLLSIFFEHRRTLTPEMEAFRQQHVREHIHEAGPGLYLPPALLVGAALLFGLVPGSAEWLTRTASNSLNFGEYKEHLALWHGVNTALLLSVLTWLAGAVVVWRAATFARFQSAVTPTWNANTVYYRLSDGLRAAASRVVAHSQGLALPDQLRVMLLAAGVMGGYAVWRSPQVFHSIGVLPLSLLPIGVLLIAGALGVLLSRNRLTAVIVMGLTGFGSAAAFLAFRAPDLALTQLLVEAVTVILFLLAFRYLPGVRDLPRTRGRLLLDAGLALAAGAGATLLTLSSLRFLAPPISPYYLVNSYKGGGGQNAVNVLLVDFRGFDTLGEGLVVGMVALAVVSLVKLGKKGPTTTPPNPRIDPDKINQERVNPDRRVEVSRETQN, from the coding sequence ATGCTGACGCTCGCGGTTCTCTTTCCCTTCCTGATCGCCCTGGTCTGTGCCCTGGCCGCCCGCATCCTGGGCCGCCGGACGGGTTTTCTCGCCGCGCTGGGCTTCGTTCCCGCGCTGCTGCTGGCCCTGCCGCTGCTGAACATGCCGGCCGCCGCGCCCGCCAGCGAACTCACGCCGTGGGTGGCCGAAATCGACCTGCACCTGCGTTTCCGTGGGGACGGGTTCTCGCTGCTGTTCGCCGTGCTGATCGGATTGATCGGCACGCTGGCCACCTGGTACTCGGTCTCCTACCTGTCCGCCTCGGAAAAGTTCGGGCGCTTCTACCCCTACCTGCTGGCCTTCGGGGGGTCGATGCTGGGCCTGGTGCTGTCGGACAACCTGCCCGCGCTGTTCATGTTCTGGGAGATGACCAGCGTCACCAGTTTCCTGCTGATTGGCCTGTGGCACACCCGCGGCGCGGCGCGCGACGGCGCGGTGAAAGCTTTTTTGATCAGTGCGCTCGGCGGGCTGGGCTTGCTGGCTGCCGTCGCCATGCTGGGCATCGCGGGCGGAACCACCACCCTTTCCCAGCTTGATCTGGAGGCGGTGCGGGCCTCTCCCCTGTTCCTGCCCGCGCTGCTGTGCACGCTGCTGGCCGCGGCCACGAAATCCGCGCAGCTTCCCTTTCACCTGTGGCTGCCCACCGCCATGGAAGCGCCCACACCCATCTCGGCTTTCCTGCACTCGGCCACGATGGTCAAAGCCGGTGTGCTGCTGGTCGCCAAATTTGGCCTGATTTTCGGCGCGTCGGCGCTGTGGAGCGGCCTTCTGGTGCCACTGGGCCTGGCAACGCTGGCGTGGGGGTCGTGGCTGGCCCTGCGGCAAACGGACCTCAAGGCCCTGCTGGCGTACTCCACCGTGTCGCAGCTGGGCCTGCTGATGAGCCTGTACGGCCTGGCCAGCGACGAGGGGCGCTTCGCGGCCACCACGCACCTGCTGAACCACGCGGCTTTCAAGGCGGCGCTGTTTTTCGTGGTGGGCATCATCGACCACGAGACCGGAACGCGCGAAATTCCTTTCCTGCAAAACCTGCGCCGGCATCTGCCGGTCACGTTCGTGCTGGCCCTGCTCGCCACGCTGAGCATGGCGGGCCTGCCGCCGCTGGGCGGGTTCATCAGCAAGGAACTGTTTTACGAGGCGATGCTGCACCACGGCCCGGCGTTTATCACGGTGGCGGTGCTGGGCAGCATCCTGACCTTTGCCTACTGCGCGCGGCTGCTCAGCATTTTCTTCGAGCACCGCAGAACCCTGACCCCGGAAATGGAAGCGTTCCGGCAGCAGCACGTCAGGGAACACATCCATGAAGCTGGACCGGGCCTGTACCTGCCGCCCGCGCTGCTGGTGGGCGCGGCCCTGCTGTTCGGCCTGGTGCCCGGCTCGGCCGAGTGGTTGACGCGCACCGCCTCGAACTCCCTGAATTTTGGCGAGTACAAGGAACATCTGGCCCTGTGGCACGGTGTCAACACCGCGCTGCTGCTCTCGGTGCTGACGTGGCTGGCGGGCGCCGTGGTGGTGTGGCGCGCCGCGACGTTCGCCCGTTTCCAGAGCGCGGTGACGCCCACCTGGAACGCCAACACCGTCTACTACCGCCTCAGCGACGGGTTGCGGGCGGCGGCCAGCCGGGTCGTCGCGCACTCGCAGGGGCTGGCGCTGCCGGATCAGCTGCGCGTGATGCTGCTGGCCGCCGGGGTGATGGGGGGGTACGCCGTGTGGCGTTCGCCGCAGGTGTTCCACTCGATCGGCGTGCTGCCGCTCAGCCTGCTGCCCATCGGGGTGCTGCTCATTGCCGGAGCGCTGGGTGTGCTGCTCTCGCGCAACCGGCTGACCGCCGTGATCGTGATGGGCCTGACGGGTTTCGGCAGTGCCGCCGCGTTCCTGGCCTTCCGCGCCCCGGATCTGGCGCTCACGCAACTGCTGGTCGAGGCCGTCACGGTCATTCTGTTCCTGCTGGCCTTCCGTTACCTTCCGGGCGTGCGCGATCTGCCGCGCACCCGTGGGCGCCTGCTGCTCGATGCTGGACTGGCCCTCGCGGCAGGTGCGGGTGCCACCCTGCTGACCCTCAGCAGCCTGCGGTTCCTCGCGCCGCCCATCTCGCCTTATTACCTCGTGAACAGCTACAAGGGCGGCGGTGGGCAGAACGCCGTGAACGTCCTGCTGGTGGATTTCCGGGGCTTCGACACGCTCGGTGAAGGGCTGGTGGTCGGGATGGTCGCCCTCGCGGTCGTCAGCCTGGTGAAACTGGGCAAGAAAGGCCCCACGACCACCCCCCCGAATCCCCGAATCGACCCGGACAAGATCAACCAGGAGAGGGTCAACCCGGACAGGCGCGTGGAGGTCAGCCGTGAAACGCAAAACTAA
- a CDS encoding proton-conducting transporter membrane subunit, producing MNSALPLAPILLPFGVGLLCLLPLRRPLKAGLALTGTVLMFLLSLLLVNATADGSVLVSELGGWKAPFGIVMTADRLSAYMSALASLSGVFALWFMLAAEDRVREKHHAFALTMFLFTGVQLSFLTGDLFNLFVAFEVMLVASYALAVLGSTREQLREGFRYIVMNLAASSLLVAACGLTYGTLGTLNFAHLAQRSLELGPRTTVTALAVLLMTVFASKGALFPLGFWLPGTYPALPHASSAFFAAILTKVGVYALIRVLTTVFQADSALPQIFLLGLGAATMLFGALGALSQREWRRILSFTVMGSVGYLAFGVGLGTPDALRAALVYVAVSVLVTLALFLIAAVAERAGGTPLTRHRRGFVDRMPLLAGSYLLCALTVSGLPPTAGFVAKYALVRAGIAQGSPLAIIAVVCALLASLITLFALLSVWRDFFWGKADKTMPLHPVPAGQQTPAYVASGLVAGLSLFAGPLFTHAEATTRELRDQRHYIRSVLGEGPVVIPPDPQGKELMKDKGGTP from the coding sequence ATGAACAGTGCCCTGCCTCTGGCCCCGATTCTGCTGCCGTTCGGCGTGGGGTTGCTGTGCCTGTTGCCCCTGCGCCGCCCCCTGAAGGCCGGGCTGGCCCTCACCGGTACGGTGCTCATGTTCCTGCTGAGTCTGCTGCTGGTGAACGCCACGGCGGACGGCAGCGTGCTGGTCAGTGAACTGGGCGGCTGGAAGGCCCCTTTCGGCATCGTGATGACGGCCGACCGGCTCTCGGCGTACATGAGTGCGCTGGCCTCGCTGTCGGGCGTGTTCGCGCTGTGGTTCATGCTGGCCGCCGAAGACCGTGTGCGCGAGAAACACCACGCCTTCGCCCTCACGATGTTCCTGTTCACGGGCGTGCAGTTGTCGTTCCTGACGGGCGACCTGTTCAACCTGTTCGTCGCCTTCGAGGTGATGCTGGTCGCCAGTTACGCGCTGGCGGTGCTGGGTTCCACCCGTGAGCAACTGCGCGAGGGTTTCCGGTACATCGTGATGAATCTGGCGGCCTCCTCGCTGCTGGTGGCGGCCTGCGGGCTGACTTACGGCACGCTGGGTACGCTGAATTTCGCTCATCTGGCGCAGCGTTCCCTGGAACTGGGGCCGCGCACGACCGTCACCGCGCTGGCGGTGCTGCTGATGACGGTGTTTGCGTCGAAAGGGGCCCTGTTTCCGCTGGGGTTCTGGCTACCGGGCACTTATCCGGCCCTGCCGCACGCCAGCAGCGCGTTTTTTGCGGCGATTCTCACCAAGGTGGGGGTGTACGCCCTGATTCGCGTGCTGACCACCGTGTTTCAGGCCGACAGCGCCCTGCCGCAGATCTTTTTGCTGGGGCTGGGCGCGGCCACCATGCTGTTCGGGGCGCTGGGGGCGCTGAGCCAGCGCGAGTGGCGGCGCATCCTGTCCTTCACGGTGATGGGCAGTGTGGGCTACCTGGCCTTCGGCGTGGGCCTGGGCACCCCCGACGCCCTGCGGGCGGCCCTGGTTTACGTGGCAGTCAGCGTGCTGGTGACGCTGGCGCTGTTCCTGATCGCGGCGGTGGCGGAACGCGCCGGGGGCACGCCCCTGACCCGCCACAGACGCGGCTTCGTCGACCGGATGCCGCTGCTGGCGGGCAGTTACCTGCTGTGCGCCCTGACCGTCTCGGGGTTGCCGCCCACCGCCGGCTTCGTGGCCAAGTACGCGCTGGTGCGCGCCGGGATCGCGCAGGGTTCCCCACTGGCCATCATCGCCGTGGTGTGCGCCCTGCTGGCCAGCCTGATCACGCTGTTCGCGCTCCTGAGCGTGTGGCGCGACTTCTTCTGGGGCAAGGCCGACAAGACCATGCCCCTTCACCCCGTGCCCGCCGGGCAGCAGACGCCCGCTTACGTCGCGTCCGGGCTGGTCGCGGGCCTGTCCCTGTTCGCTGGGCCGCTGTTCACGCACGCGGAGGCCACCACGCGCGAACTGCGTGACCAGCGGCATTACATTCGCAGTGTGCTGGGCGAGGGGCCGGTGGTGATTCCGCCCGACCCGCAGGGCAAGGAACTGATGAAGGACAAGGGAGGCACGCCTTGA
- a CDS encoding FAD binding domain-containing protein, whose amino-acid sequence MRPLTYERAKAPQQASQAVLDTPEAKFIGGGTNLLDLMKLEIERPAHLVDVNRLGLDCIEPHGDGLRVGALVRNTDLAADERIRTEYAVLSRAILSGASGQIRNRATTAGNLLQRTRCPYFYDTNMPCNKRDPGSGCGALEGFSRPLAIIGTSDACIAQHPSDMAVALRVLDAQVEVLGADGQVRALELDDFYRLPGDTPHIETVMQPGDLITGVLLPAPRPGTHVYRKVRDRSSYAFALVSVAAIINGRRSARFAFGGVAPRPWRVEAAEKRWKEGAAAVIDTAFADARPTADNAFKLPLLRRTLDAVLQEAEQARTGERRTGEDQE is encoded by the coding sequence GTGAGGCCGCTGACCTACGAACGCGCCAAGGCGCCGCAGCAGGCCAGTCAGGCGGTGCTGGACACGCCGGAAGCCAAGTTCATCGGCGGCGGCACCAACCTGCTCGACCTGATGAAGCTGGAGATCGAGCGCCCCGCGCACCTGGTGGACGTGAACCGTCTGGGGCTGGACTGCATCGAGCCGCACGGCGATGGCCTGCGCGTGGGTGCGCTGGTGCGCAACACCGACCTGGCCGCCGATGAGCGCATCCGCACCGAGTACGCGGTGCTGTCGCGGGCCATCCTGTCGGGCGCCTCGGGCCAGATCAGGAACCGCGCCACCACTGCCGGCAACCTGCTGCAACGCACGCGCTGCCCGTACTTCTACGACACCAACATGCCCTGTAACAAGCGCGACCCCGGCAGCGGCTGCGGGGCGCTGGAGGGTTTCAGCCGCCCGCTGGCGATCATAGGCACCTCGGACGCCTGTATCGCGCAGCACCCGTCCGACATGGCCGTGGCGCTGCGGGTGCTGGACGCACAGGTCGAGGTGCTGGGCGCAGACGGCCAGGTGCGTGCCCTCGAACTGGACGACTTTTACCGTCTGCCGGGCGACACGCCTCACATCGAAACTGTCATGCAACCCGGCGACCTGATCACGGGGGTGCTGCTGCCCGCGCCGCGTCCCGGCACGCACGTTTACCGCAAGGTGCGCGACCGCTCGTCTTATGCCTTCGCGCTGGTGTCGGTGGCCGCCATCATCAACGGGCGGCGCTCGGCCCGCTTCGCCTTCGGCGGCGTGGCGCCGCGCCCGTGGCGGGTCGAGGCCGCCGAGAAACGCTGGAAGGAAGGGGCCGCCGCCGTGATCGACACGGCCTTCGCGGACGCCCGGCCCACCGCTGACAACGCCTTCAAACTGCCGCTGCTGCGCCGCACGCTGGACGCCGTGTTGCAGGAGGCCGAGCAGGCCAGAACGGGAGAACGACGCACCGGGGAGGATCAGGAATGA